Part of the Zonotrichia albicollis isolate bZonAlb1 chromosome 26, bZonAlb1.hap1, whole genome shotgun sequence genome, GCCCTAACCTGGTAAAGCAGAGAAAACCCAGATGTTCCAGGAAGAGGGAGGATTCCTGGAGAACAGccagtgctcctgcagggatCTGGGGCTTTTGTGTCCAAAACCACCCTGTTCCTGCTAAAAATAGGGGAAGGAAGCACTCCCAAGGGATGTGCAGCTGGGTGTTAGCCTGGGCAGCCTCAGCTCTCACACAGCCCTCCTGAGATGGAGGAGAATGACCAAAAGTGGGCATTCTCACCCAGAATCACGAGGCCATTGGCGTTTTGCTGCCTGGGATCCCccccagcagccagcagggtTTATCCAGGAGCTTTTCCATTTGCCTGGCTGCGTTCTCTCCCAGTTTGTGGCACCCGCGGGCGCTGGGGCGGCTCCTGGTGGGGttcagcccccagcaccccgTTTGCCGccagcagtggggtgggaaCGGCCCCTGAGGATGCCAAGGCAGCCCAAGTGTGCTCCATTGCAGGCGTGCCCAGCTCCGGCTGTGCCTGGAGAGGCTGAAGGGGCTGGTGCCCCTGGGGGCGGCGGCCGGGCGGCACACCACGCTCAGCCTGCTCACCAGGGCCAGGCTCCACATCCAGGTGAGCCCGAAATGGGGCCCCAGCAGCACCGGGGGTGGGCTGGGAACAGCATTCCAGGAGGGGCgtgggctgggagagggctggggtgggctgggagggcactgggatggggctgggggtaACTGGGGGAGTTCTGAATTGAGCTGGGATGACGGGGAGAGAGCCACCATTGGGCTGGGATAACTGGgagagcactgggatggggctggggtgatgtggggagcactgggatcgTGATGGGATGATGggggcagcactgggatggggctggggtgaCTGGGGGAGTTCTGAATTGGACTGGGATGACTGGGAGAGCCCTGACACCAGATGGGAATAACTGTGAGAGAGCCAGCATTGGGCTGGGATAACTGGGAGGGTTGGAATCCTTACGGCTCCATCCACATCCCAAGCGTGCTGAAGATGGGAGAGACCCTTGGAAGCCGCGGTGAATTGGGCCAGGAATGCCGGGTGGTTCTGAGGGAATCCCGGGCTCAGCGTGCCCTGTCCCGAGGGAATCCCGGCTCAGggtgccctgtccccagtggCTCTAAGGGAATCCCGGGCTCAGGGTGCCCTGTCCCGAGGGAATCCCGGCTCAGggtgccctgtccccagtggCTCTAAGGGAATCCCGGCTCAGGGTGCCCTGTCCCGAGGGAATCCCGGCTCAGGGTGCCGTGTTCCCCGCAGAAGCTGGAGGACCAGGAGCGCCGAGCCCTGCACCAGAtcgagcagctgcagcgggagcaGCGGCACCTGCAGCGGCAGCTGGAGAAGCTGGGCATGGAGCGGGTGCGCATCGACAGCATCggctccagcctctcctccGAGCGCTCCGACTCGGAGCAAGGTGAGAGCCCGGCGCGGGGCGCGGCCGCGGGGAGCCCCGGCCCCACCGGAGCCCCAACGCCGCCCGTGTCCCCGGCAGAAGAGATGGACGTGGACGTGGAGAGCACGGACGACCTCCCGGCCGAGCTggactggagcagcagcagccccagcgaCTCGGACGAGCGCggcagcctgcagagcctgggcagCGACGAGGGCTACGCCAGCTCCGGCGGGGCGCGGGCCAGGCTGGCGGGCGGCAGGAAGCTTCCCGCGGGCGTGTAGGGAGCGCTTCCCTGGGCCTGGCATCGGCCAGCACGGCGACAGCGACAGCGACCCCGCCAGCATTCCCTGCACGGAAACCCCCGCCGGCCCGCCCGCTCCCGGGGCTCCGTTTGCACCGCCCGCTCCCGGATCTCCGTTTGCTCCCGGGGCTCCTCTCTGCCCAGCCCGGAGCCCCCGGGACTGTCCCGGCAATAGCAGCGGCCTCAGGATCCTGCGCTGGATCCTCCCAGGCCGTCACTGCCCGGTGTTCCCCGGTTCCCTCCATCCAAGGACAAGCTGAGGGTTTtcgggagcagagccagggcgCAGCCGGTGCTTTGTGAGTTCCCGTCCGCGGAACCGGGAGCGGCGTTTGGGCTCAGCCTCAGTCGGGGCTGCCTTGCCCGACTCTAAACCTGCAGGGACCCCTCGCCAGCCCTGGAGCGCTGTGGCCGGGGCAGGCTCGGagccctgggctcctgtgcCACTCGTGGAGCGTGGCACGGCCTGGCAGACCCTGGGATCCCCTCCCCAATCTCTCGGGGACAGCTTCTCTACCTCGGAGGGAGCCGGGGCCTCTCTCCACCCCTTCAGCACAAAGATGATgcctctgctcagcaataacccCCGGCATCGGTCCGGGCTCCTGGAAGGTTCCAGAAGCCACGGGGGAGGGCAGTTCCCGGCCGCGGTGTGGGTTCGTGTCCCAGCGCACCGCAGGGAGCTTGCCCGCCCCTTCTGGCTTGCGGAGATGCGGGGAGCTCTGCCCGCAGCGCCTTCCCCTgccccggggccgggctggggtcCGGGAGCCCccgcagggctgggatggagcgcTGAGGCTGTGCCGGTGCCTCTCAGGAAacgccggggctgcggggccgcgggATGGCCGAGGAGTGCTGGGGATGGacgggcagcagagccccagtgcttctccttccctggctcctttccccttttgttccttttcctttcctccttatccctttcctcttttctcgtttcctttttatcctactcttcctccttttccttccccttttctccttttctgtttcctttgtcCTTTCCCCTTTCacttccttttcccccctttttttccttttgtccttatccctttcctcttttccttttcttgtttcccttttctccttctccttatttcccttcccttcccttcccttcccttcccttcccttcccttcccttcccttcccttcccttcccttcccttcccttcccttccctttccctttccctttccctttccctttcccttccccaatcccattcctgTCTCACATGGGAACCCACAGGCCTCACAAGTTGCCCAAATCCCCCAggttttgcctctttttttccATGTGCTGGCTcataagagagagaaaaaaaaaaaaaaaaaaccaaacccaaaccacaagGAATTTTCCTTCAAAGCTGCTGGAATTTTCCACCCTCTGGCATTGTCACAGACCC contains:
- the MXD1 gene encoding max dimerization protein 1 isoform X2, producing MAAPPRLGIQMLLEAAEFLERREREAEHGYASLWPGGKDGEAPRRRAKARRSGGGGRSTHNEMEKNRRAQLRLCLERLKGLVPLGAAAGRHTTLSLLTRARLHIQLEDQERRALHQIEQLQREQRHLQRQLEKLGMERVRIDSIGSSLSSERSDSEQGESPARGAAAGSPGPTGAPTPPVSPAEEMDVDVESTDDLPAELDWSSSSPSDSDERGSLQSLGSDEGYASSGGARARLAGGRKLPAGV
- the MXD1 gene encoding max dimerization protein 1 isoform X1, which encodes MAAPPRLGIQMLLEAAEFLERREREAEHGYASLWPGGKDGEAPRRRAKARRSGGGGRSTHNEMEKNRRAQLRLCLERLKGLVPLGAAAGRHTTLSLLTRARLHIQKLEDQERRALHQIEQLQREQRHLQRQLEKLGMERVRIDSIGSSLSSERSDSEQGESPARGAAAGSPGPTGAPTPPVSPAEEMDVDVESTDDLPAELDWSSSSPSDSDERGSLQSLGSDEGYASSGGARARLAGGRKLPAGV
- the MXD1 gene encoding max dimerization protein 1 isoform X4 — protein: MAAPPRLGIQMLLEAAEFLERREREAEHGYASLWPGGKDGEAPRRRAKARRSGGGGRSTHNEMEKNRRAQLRLCLERLKGLVPLGAAAGRHTTLSLLTRARLHIQKLEDQERRALHQIEQLQREQRHLQRQLEKLGMERVRIDSIGSSLSSERSDSEQEMDVDVESTDDLPAELDWSSSSPSDSDERGSLQSLGSDEGYASSGGARARLAGGRKLPAGV
- the MXD1 gene encoding max dimerization protein 1 isoform X3, whose amino-acid sequence is MAAPPRLGIQMLLEAAEFLERREREAEHGYASLWPGGKDGEAPRRRAKARRSGGGGRSTHNEMEKNRRAQLRLCLERLKGLVPLGAAAGRHTTLSLLTRARLHIQKLEDQERRALHQIEQLQREQRHLQRQLEKLGMERVRIDSIGSSLSSERSDSEQEEMDVDVESTDDLPAELDWSSSSPSDSDERGSLQSLGSDEGYASSGGARARLAGGRKLPAGV